Within the Syntrophorhabdaceae bacterium genome, the region TGTCACGCATCGCTTACTCTGTTGACCACCCCGTTACAGGTCTCAAAAGGATGCGGGAGGAACTCATCCGCTCGATCAATGTGGTGATAGAGCGGATGTTACGGGCGAGCGGTTTTAAGCCCCACCAGATCCTCGACGCGACCGTTGTCGGTAACACGGTGATGCACCACATCTTCTTAGGCATCGCCCCTGACAAACTGGGGCTCTGGCCGTTTGAACCCTCTGTCACCTCCTCCGTGGATGTGCGAGCCCGCCACCTGGGGCTTGCGATGAACCCTTATGCTTACGTCCACGTGCTTCCCGTGGAAGCGGGCTTTGTGGGGGCGGATAACGTAGGGGTTCTGCTCTCCGAAGAGCCCTACAATCACGACGAGATATCTCTCATCATAGATTTGGGCACAAATGGCGAACTCGTACTCGGTAACAGGGAACGCCTCATGTCCTGTTCCTGCGCCACGGGCCCCGCCTTTGAGGGCGCCGAGATATCCTCGGGCATGCGGGCAACGGCGGGCGCCATAGAAAAGATACGCCTCAACCCGGCCACGAACGGGATCGATTACGCGGTGATCGGGAGAAGAGGGTGGGCGAGCGAGCACACACGTGGAAAGTTAAAACCGGTGGGCATGTGCGGCTCGGCCATCTTAGACGGTGTCGCACTTCTTTCCAAAACGGGGATCATAGGCAAGAATGGGGCCTTTACTAACGCAGCCGGCATAGAAGGACTGAGAACAGGGCCTACGGGCATTAAAGAATTTCTGTTCGTGCCGGGCAGTCAAACGGGCACAGGCCGTGACATTGTCCTCACTCAGAAGGACATCCGCCAGATACAGCTCGCCAAGGCGGCACTCCATGGCGGCTGCAAGGTCCTCATGCGCCATTTCAAACTTGATTCCATTGAGCGGATCGTGATCGCCGGCGCCTTCGGCCTTCATATCGACAAAAAGAACGCGCTCATCATAGGACTCTTTCCTGATTGCCCGGTCGAAAACATCCTGGTCGTGGGAAATGCGGCGGGACACGGGGCATATCTGGCGCTCGTCGATCGGGACAAGAGGCAAGAGGCCGACTGGATAGCACGCAGGGTTGAGCATATAGAGCTGGCGCTGGAAAAGGAGTTTCAGCGTGAGTTTATTAAGGCCCTTTCCTTTCCAGGATAGTATGGGGTGGAGGCCGAAGGGCTTTTCGCGCCTGACTTTGTCAATCTGCGGGCATTCATTCTTCGACGCACATGCAAATCATTTTTGGAAATTGATGTCTTTGACCATTTCCCGGAATTGATAATAGAATATAATAATATATAAAAGGCTCACGTTCAGTGTCGGGTACACTTCCCGTAGCCTGCAGGAATCCCTTGCAACAGGGCTTAGCTTCCGGTATGGTTCTTGGCGGATGACTCCATGATTGTTTGAATTGAAGGAGGGGCTATGAATATTTCTATTGAGTATTGCGTTGCCTGAAACTTTCTTCCTCAGGCTTCCCGTGTGGAAGCAGAGTTAAAGATGAGCTATCCCAAA harbors:
- a CDS encoding ASKHA domain-containing protein — translated: MNKVRVTFAPSFKEVAIEEGKTILEAARVAGVYIDSQCNGKGRCGKCRIRVAQGGVTPLVDHEAQFVSPSDREAGYRLACMARVLGDVTVFVADENLLTSSAANKVFSKRTKKLNPAVKSYVIDLTREGNGGHILFQDVVRHLALKHGLHDLTTEVDWPGEIAKDTRKITIFVWMDKEVIAVERGEDERALGVALDVGTTTLALYLCDLKSGNIIASGSVTNPQVLFGTDIMSRIAYSVDHPVTGLKRMREELIRSINVVIERMLRASGFKPHQILDATVVGNTVMHHIFLGIAPDKLGLWPFEPSVTSSVDVRARHLGLAMNPYAYVHVLPVEAGFVGADNVGVLLSEEPYNHDEISLIIDLGTNGELVLGNRERLMSCSCATGPAFEGAEISSGMRATAGAIEKIRLNPATNGIDYAVIGRRGWASEHTRGKLKPVGMCGSAILDGVALLSKTGIIGKNGAFTNAAGIEGLRTGPTGIKEFLFVPGSQTGTGRDIVLTQKDIRQIQLAKAALHGGCKVLMRHFKLDSIERIVIAGAFGLHIDKKNALIIGLFPDCPVENILVVGNAAGHGAYLALVDRDKRQEADWIARRVEHIELALEKEFQREFIKALSFPG